In Sander vitreus isolate 19-12246 chromosome 12, sanVit1, whole genome shotgun sequence, the following proteins share a genomic window:
- the casp8 gene encoding caspase-8 — protein sequence MDRLKLSRIDEELVSSEVAALCFLCRDVINRKRLEGIVDAKGLFLRLEEKGLMENDFFLSQLLQTICRADLLNLLETDSRRPEETDANPMLSDYRVMLYQLYEDTTEENLDKMKFLLSNKLGKAKIEACNTALDVFSEMEMAGLLSDTNLHELHTVLLEFNQQLASTIQRYRESTRLPQIPHGSMDYQSFSTFQPTQPSDAGASDASVVFSNAEPKTSPLSDHTEYYALIHSPRGLCVVINNEYFLGTELKNRGGTQEDAKALRTVFTRLGFNVVVHDNLTANEMLLLLKELGSRNFLDDDALVVCVLSHGEKGCVYGTDEKPVSLRELSQPFTSGRAPTLAGKPKLFFIQACQGSNYQRGSLPCPPKPRQEEGDRQSHLEEDAGRVDGETVPWDADFLLGMATVQECKSFRNTAKGSIYIQELCRQLMWSAERSEMDDMLTVLTRVNREVSKGEYLNYKQMPEPKYTLTKKLVLKFV from the exons ATGGATAGGTTGAAGCTGTCCCGTATAGATGAGGAGCTGGTGTCATCTGAGGTGGCAGCGCTCTGCTTCTTGTGTCGTGATGTCATCAATAGGAAACGCCTGGAGGGG ATCGTGGATGCAAAAGGCCTGTTCTTGAGACTAGAAGAAAAAGGACTGATGGAGAACGATTTCTTCCTGAGTCAGCTGCTCCAAACTATCTGTCGAGCAGATCTCCTCAACCTCCTGGAGACAGACAGCAGGCGACCAGAAGAAACCGACGCGAATCCCATGCTGTCAGATTACAG GGTGATGCTGTACCAATTATACGAGGACACGACAGAAGAAAATCTTGACAAGATGAAGTTTCTGTTGTCCAACAAACTGGGCAAAGCAAAAATTGAGGCATGCAAT ACGGCACTGgatgtgttttctgaaatggAAATGGCTGGTTTACTGTCAGATACAAATCTGCATGAGCTGCATACAGTGCTGCTGGAGTTCAATCAACAACTGGCATCGACTATACAGCGCTACAGGGAAT CAACCCGGCTGCCTCAAATTCCTCATGGCAGCATGGATTACCAG AGCTTCAGCACCTTTCAGCCAACACAACCCAGCG ATGCAGGAGCATCCGATGCATCCGTTGTTTTCTCCAATGCAGAACCAAAGACCTCCCCTCTTTCTGATCAC ACAGAATACTACGCCCTGATTCATAGCCCACGTGGTTTGTGTGTGGTCATCAATAATGAGTACTTCCTGGGAACAGAACTGAAAAATCGAGGAGGGACTCAGGAGGATGCAA AGGCTCTGCGCACAGTGTTCACCCGCCTTGGCTTTAATGTGGTGGTACACGACAACCTGACTGCCAACGAGATGCTTCTTTTACTGAAAGAGCTGGGCTCAAGGAATTTTTTGGATGATGATGCCTTG GTGGTTTGCGTGCTGTCCCATGGAGAAAAGGGATGCGTCTATGGGACTGATGAGAAGCCGGTTTCTTTGCGAGAACTGTCCCAGCCCTTCACTAGCGGGAGAGCTCCCACCTTGGCAGGAAAGCCCAAACTGTTCTTCATCCAAGCGTGTCAGGGAAGCAACTACCAGAGAGGATCCCTGCCGTGTCCTCCGAAGCCAAGACAGGAGGAGGGGGACAGACAGAGCCACCTGGAGGAAGACGCAGGTCGCGTGGACGGTGAGACAGTGCCTTGGGATGCTGACTTTCTGCTGGGCATGGCCACCGTGCAAGAGTGCAAGTCGTTTCGAAACACTGCCAAAGGCTCCATCTACATCCAGGAGCTGTGCAGGCAGCTGATGTGGTCAGCAGAAAG GTCGGAGATGGATGATATGCTCACTGTGCTGACACGTGTGAACAGGGAGGTCAGCAAAGGAGAATATTTAAACTACAAACAAATGCCAGAGCCCAAGTACACCCTCACCAAGAAGCTCGTCCTCAAATTTGTGTGA